DNA sequence from the Coffea arabica cultivar ET-39 chromosome 11c, Coffea Arabica ET-39 HiFi, whole genome shotgun sequence genome:
acaaaaatatAATCTTAAACCAATTATTTAGATATAGTGACATAGAACATGTGAATAATTAACAAACGCAAAATTTTTGTTTGGTAAAAAGATTGGCTCATGAACCCAAGTTCTTGTTTTTTACCAAATGCATTGGGAAATTATTAAAGAACGTGAATAGTGTGACAAATTTCCATGATAAATAGGACtgaaaaatgactaaaacacatccattctcaatttttttcacttttactATATCAATTTTCCAGACTGGGAGAAAACTAATATACTGGTAAAAGAACTCAGAATACAGGGAAAAAACagagattttgaaaaatcaatACCGACCCCTGTACATGCACCTGGTAAGCAtttgttcaagaattttcaagcAGGTTAAGTCATCATCTaccaccaacacctttaacccCGCCGGAAACGGCAGCGGCACAGGCAAGGCCTCCTTGCAAGCAGTCGCCATAGAGGAATGAAGTGacaaaatggaaaatttattgCGCCAAAAGAAATTGGTCTCAGAAGTTGGAAGGAAGCTTTTGACAGTGGAGTATTAATTTAGAATGCGAGTGTGCAAGTAGTGCAGAATAACGGCGTGGAGCTGATTGCGGGTGGTGAAATGACTTGATTGTCCTTGAGGGGATGTGGGAAGGGAGACTTGGAAAATGGAAATTAGAGATGCGAGGGAACCAAATCGAACATCGATTGTACCCCGAGTTTGAAGTGTAACATCTGAGGGGCTTGAGCTCGATGAACTTTTGATATCCAAATTCGAGCTAGGCTAGTGTAAAAAATAAGGTGATTGAATCAAGTTCAAACTTCAAACCCGTTCAAGAAACAAATTGAGATCAAGTTCGAATTCGAACTACCCGAATTCAATTGCTAAGATATGTaatttgttttaaaaatataaaattttagataatttaataattaatttatgtatttaaaacatatatatatgtatgtgtatgtatatatgaaCTTGACAAATTTTTAAGCGGAATGGCTAAATATTTAAGACTCAAGTAATTCGAGTGCGACTCAAACTTTGATTCAGCTATTCGCAAACAGTTCAGTTCGTTTGTCACCCCTCTAGAAGGTGTGAGTCTTGGGGGTGATTTGGACAGGAAAGTGAGGATTTGTGGCTAATTTAAAGACATgatttggaaaagaagaaagaaagaggggAATGAGGTTTTGAATATGTTTGTAtaaagtattatttgaaataattactgtaatactttttatgatgtgatatatgtgatataaaaagtaattaaaaaatatttaaaaaatatatttataatacaaacgaaatattattttagataatttagtaattcaaacacaattattattttatttttctagacACAGGGAACGAGGTTCGTACCGAAGAAAAGACAAGGAGGATGACTCACGATAAGGACAGGTATGAGAAATTGCTTCGGCAGTTTGCCCTAGGATGAGCTGTACAACGTAAATGAGTCACGGCCCACTTAGATTTCTCTTTACACGTCTACACAGAAATGGAAAgatatttcaattttcaaccttaTCTTTGCCCGACCACatcgaaaaggaaagaaagggacTACAAATAAAAAGACAGaggaattatttttttaaaaaaaaaattataataaaaaaaactttGAATAGAGTCATTTTAACTTGGGCCAAGAATTCGTTACATAGCATTATCCTTTCATTTATTGTATCGTTAGGCTATCTCCTATGTTGAAGCAGTTTGTTAAATGGACTTCACTTTCTTCATCCCCTTGCTTCTTACCTCATTTTTCTACTGATAGCAATTCAACCTTCAACAAAACTTTGAACATCTCTTCCTTCATTAAGGGATCAAAATTAGATAAGAGGTGGAATTTGGATTCAAAATGTAGTGCAAGAAGGAGAGCTGTATATGAAGATGAAGAAGAGGATGAAGAATATGGTTATAATGCAGAGATAGCGATGCTGGAGACATATACTCAATCTGCAAGAAATGAAGCTCTTCTTGTGAAAGCAATGGTTGATGAAGAGGAGGTTGAAGTCCTTATCTTCaaggtgaaaaattttattcaaatcaTGACCTTGGTTTCAGTTTTGGTAAGAGCAGGTGATTTTTCTTCGCAAGAGTACATTATTGTAATGAAGTCTTTACCTGATTTTCCATCATTGACAGGGATTCTCATCATGTTTGAGCTATGGGACTTCACCAGATCCTTCAAGAAGTGTTCTTCCTGCAAGAGCAGAGATTAAGTTCATAGATAGAGTTAAAGGGCCCTTTGAACCCTCCAATATAGAGTACATTGAGAAAGGTTTGACATGGGAAATCTTCAAGAGCCGCCTCCAATCAAATTGATTATAATGCAAGAAAGCATATATCTATCAACttgttaatttatttcaactTCAGTATCTTTTTCTTCCATTCACTctgtgctttttttttcttttttcttttttcttttgttgggtTCTTCTCCAAGAAAAATGTGCAATAGTATTGAGTCTACACAGTGGATATGGCTTATTTATTTGAAGCCAAGGATCAGACTTGTGCATAAGATGCAGAGTGCTGTTTGGTTGAATTACAACTTGCTCTATCCACGTCCATTGCTTTAGAACAGTATGATAAAGTGTGAGGGAAAACATTAAGGAAGTATGGACACAATTTATGGTTAACCAAAAATTTTTGCAAGATCCAACTTAGCAATTAGAGACTTAAGTCACGTGTTAGGTCCGTGATTTGACTCTCAAACCTTCATCTTGCAAAATGTGCAAATcatggtaaattttatgagccaCCTGCAACTTATCATCTAAAGGAAGATTTCTGCTTTTCGATACACCTATGTAATTTTTAGTGACACCTCATGAGAAAAGCTAAGCTCATAAACCTTAAAAATTGCTAATATTTTGGGTGGTAAGTTGTCatagaaaaaattttagaatatttcccgacacattttttaatcatctGTTTATCTCGCACATGTCACGTCACTAcagtatattttattataaaaactccaaaaaaaattgcaatccaatcgGGAGCttacaagagagaaaaaagtaaCATAAAGGCAAATTACCTATATCccaattaacaaataaatctaTACTGTATATAAAGCCTGTGGAAGGGGTTTGAAGTTAACATTTATCTTCATGAGAGTTGATTAGGGTTTCTATAACTTTGCTTATGAAATAACTAAAAACTTTGCTTTCTCCTTTTATTATGCTTatgattttcaatttcttttttagaTTATTAAATTATCTTATATTGCAATAATACACCCTGTGCATTCCATATCAAGTCAAAGATTGGAATGATGCACCAAATATAAAATTACATCAATTATTTATAATCTAGTTTCAAAGTTTTAGCAGAGTtcaaagtttctttttttttaaataataaaacaagTTTCGGCTTCTCTGGAGAgctcattttttgaaattttttttattgcatcataaatatatttttgaatcatcattttagttttttaaatatctttttatctcacatatatcacattaaaAAAACTGTTCCAGCATTGCGTTTACAATGTTTCCCCAAATATTTTTCAATTCGAAATAAGGCTACAAATAAGTTGAGCAGAATCGAGTCGGATGTTGTGCTAAACTAACCAAACTTGACTCAATTTTCACTAGTCTCGAATTCAAGTTCAAATATAAGTTGAGCTCAAGTTAAAGCCAAATCAAGCTCAAATCAgaataaaaatatttctaagtatttttttaaaatgaataaatcagaaattttacTCTTTATATATTAACGAAACGAGGGATGTACATATAATTTCAAtactaataaaatattataaaaaatataagaatAAGTAAGCTTAACGAACCAAAAGTAACTCACTAAATCAATTCAAAACCTACTCAAAACTTAATAGTGATCAAGCTCGAATCGTGCAACGACCATGTCAATTCACCAGCGATCATGAGCCATCTCAAATCATGTATAGTCTTGATCCAAACATAAAAATATCCTACAATTTTGCTTtcctggaaaaaaaataaaaatctttcACGAGTAATTAAAAGTGACGGACCAATTTTGGCATATTTCAAAGTGCGCCAAGGCAAATCTAAAGCCAATTCAATCCTCTCAAGTGTCCGCAGAAACAGATAGCTCAACGCTCGGGGATTCTTGCCCCATTCCGGCGCCAAAATATCTAACTAAACCAGTTGATGACGTGGAAGACATCTGGTGGCAGATTAGGTCCAGATATTTTTTCCTAGAAAATATCCTGTAAACATGTGTTGCCCACCCCACCTATGTGGACATATTCCATTCTTCTTTGCCCCTAAAGTTCTCCGTAACCATGACAGTGCCACTGGCTTTGTTTGGGGTCATTATCATAAATCACAAGAGGGTAATTAAGGAAATCACGTGATGAAAGTTTGTGAAATGATTAACTAATCTTAGGGGAAAAAATTATCAAATGTATTTTCATATTGTAGACCGCCTCTACTGTAGACCATAAGAAAATTTCTTATCCAAGTCATTTTCATATTGTCTAATGCACAAACCCCACAAGTCACTTCCAAGGTTTATAGTACGGCTGACAAACCCCGCATGACAAGCAGCAATCGCTATCATAGCATTACTTCAATGCTTCGTCTAAACATACTTTTATCCTTGGGCGGCGAATGATCATTCCCATCCTATGCTTCTAAATAAAAATACTACTACTGTACTTCTGACCTTTGAAGATGACGCACTCTAATCCCCCACCAAACCAAAGTAAGTACCCtacttaataaatttataaaatgatgggacaaataaataaaattcgaGCCTACCGGCCACAACTTTTATGCTAACAGCTTTTGGAGTTCATATGCTACCCTTTTATCTGTTTTATCACCCATCAAATGTATatgcaataatttttttattctatCAATCATCAACTCTTACACTACTCCTATTTCTACTTTTGCTCCCGCTCCTGCTTTAGCCTATTTAAGAGAGGGTCCAATTGGATCAAGGAGAGTTAGAGAGAGTGATTCTCGCCTCTAAATTAAAAGGGTGTACTACTGTACACTCTTTAAATTTTAATGCAAGTGGAGAGGTTTGAATTCTTGACATACAGTCAGAATCGCACCTTATATTTCATCTGGTGGCCAACTTAGCTACAACAGGTTGGTTGCCTATTTGCAATAATTTGCTTGAGCTCTTTTTAGCTCTATTTAATCCACTAGCTTTACATGGCatctctccaaaaaaaaaaaaaaaaaggtgtgtGCTAAACTAGATTGTTGGATCTTTTGTTACTAATTCATTAAGGGATACCTTTGTCATGACCTATAGCCCAATGTGtcacattttttttaagttttttttttttagtgtaagtgggAGGACATGAATTTGGGATCTTGGACTTACATTCTTTCCCTCTAAACCACTCAACCCACCTCTCTCTCGACTCAATGTGTCACTTGCTTAACGTTTCTTGAACAATTTTGATAGAATTGATTTtcaataagaaaagaaaaaaaggatttGGCTACAATTGAGATACATTTTGCAGCTCGACGTATAAATTTATTCGAGATAATTAAATCACTTTTCAACTGTGAGAGGAGGCCATTCAGAACTCATTGGTATAGATGATCTCAGAAACTCTATTGTGTGAATATGGTGTTTGGAttataaattatttgagatatttttactgtagcactttttgtgatgtgatgtatgtgagataaaaaggtaattgaaaaaataaaaaggtgtattgaaaattgtaatgatgatataaacaaataaaatttgacaaataatctcctatccaaacacacgtGAATCGTTTATCTGAACATTAAGCAACCATATGTTAGTTGAACTTACCGTGCCATATGGTGTCAAGCTACTAACctcaaaattaataataaaaaatcaaaatttgcaatACCAATGCATAGACCATGATTGAAAATAGAGGTGGTATGAATTGTGAAATGAAAGTAGACGAATAGAAGAAGATGCATTCATAATACGAAACAAAATATATTTATCTTGGACGAAGGTGATTCTATAATGGGAAATAAAATAGGGTTATCCTAATCAACTTGATAAGAATTAGTTTGAGTTTGATTTACCAATTAATGaattcaaacaaaataaattttgaaattcgCTAACTTTTTAGCCTCAGATTAAACTCGGCTCCAtatgaataattttttaaatttactcGAGCTTGATTCAATTTTATCTGATAACTTGACTTTGTAGgcataaatttgaaatttatttgAGCTCAATTCAATTTTATTCgataaaaaagtttaaaaaataaatcaaatttgagtgcaattattttttttgtcaaaagagTGCAAGTATTTCCATCAAGTGAATTTTGAAGAATCTCAATTTGATAAATACTAAGCCCAAGTGGCACAGGTTTTATTGTAATTCGTTGCTCTAATTTGTCCATTCTCATTCCCTACTCTCCAACATATCAAGTTGCACACCCGACACGCAATACAGGGTACATTTACAAAATCTCcactcagaaaaaaaaaaagaaaaaaccgcACAAGGTACAGAGTTGAGAGTACCATATACAAAATCTTCAgtcaggtaaaaaaaaaaaaaaagagagagaaattcATCGAATCAGAGAGATGGGAATGGAGAAAggtcaagaagaggaagaggagTTCAGGAGAAGGGGAGGTGGGAAAAGGCTAAAATGCACTGGGGGTGAGCCAAAGAAAAGAGGGTATCAACGAGAAAAATTCCAATatgaagaggaagaggaagaagaggaaagtGGTAGTGAAGATGGTGAGATTTATGTCCCTGCAGGTGAAAAGTTCTTCTATCCCATTACGACGCCGTCTGCGATCGTTGTTTCTGATGCGTTGGAACCCGATTTCCCCATCATTTATGTGAATACAGTCTTTGAACTCTCCACTGGGTTTCGTGCTGATGAAGTCCTCGGTCGCAATTGGTAAGGATTGATAaaaagatttgatttttttcctttctgttttcttttgcaTGCTTTTATGTGTGaatatgtttttccttttttgggaaAGTTTAATTGAGATTATGGTGTTTCTGGTTGAAGGAAATGTGTTGTGCATGTGTGaaaatgggattttttttttgaaaatttagttgGGGATTTGGTGTTTTTGGTGGGAGGGAAAATGTGTgagaaaaaaatagaatttgGGGTGTTGGAAAGAAGGACTTGttgtatatttgattgatttttaggacttatattttccttttctttttgggatTTTATCGAAATGTTTGGTAACATAATGCAAAATTGGAGGGATGTTGTACTTATTATATTTTCTAATACGTGAGtatgaaaaattggaaattgTTCAGTTGAGAAGTTCTTGGGAAAGAAATTTGCTTCTGCCAAACGTGACAAAATGAAAGAGATTGCATTTGCAAGTGcaaaattagatttttttttttttggaggggggGAGGGGGTTGAAAGTAAAATAGTTTTATGCTAGCAGAGTTGCAATTATTGCATATCGTGTTTTAAGTTTGAACTGAAATAGGAAAGCATCATGAGCTAAGCCGACTTCACGGAGGAACTGATTGCTTGCTGTCATCTCATAATCCAGGTGGCTACGCACTGAATTGTATTGTTGAATCTGTTAAGAACTTTAGAATACTGGGGAAGAAATGTGTTAGTGTGTCACAGAAATCAGGAATGGAGCAGAGTAGGTATTGCCTTGCGCATTCAATGTGATTAGTGATTGAATGGCTCTTAAAGTCTTAGTTGATGAAGATGTATTAACTTGGAGTTttgtcatttggattagttgtttaaGTTTCCAAAAGATCATTGAGATAGTGCTTATTCTGATTTTACGTTCGGTCTGAGCTAGTACTTTGGgaaatatgaaatttgactTGTTTATAAGACTTTATACTTGAATTTGACTTGTTTATAACACTTTATACTTGAATCGGGCTaatatttgcttgattgattatttaaaaatcaaaatttactaCATCATTATTTGAAAATGAGGAATTAAAAGGTGGCTGAGGTGAAGAATTTCGTCTTCTTCTTTGTTTTACACAGTGTGCTGTTGCAGTGAGAATTGTACTGGAAAAAGTCTTGGAATATCccaaaaatgagatttttgttactttttatCCCTCTTCTGCACTCACCTTTGTGAAAAAGGTGTAGGAGCTTCTGGTAAAAAGGTCTTCCTCTATTTTTCCGTTTCACTTGTGctgaaaaaatcaaaagatcgACTTTTGTCCCTTTTCCCTTGACAAATTCAgatgtccctttttttttctcctttttttttcatcttttgacATTTTCCATGTACAATGTGGACCAAAATGCAATGAATTCATATAGATGAATCTTCAAGTTATCATGTTGTTAACAGATGCAGTGATGGCATTTTTGTCTCACTCTTACACAAAATTTTCTGTTCAGACATTCTTATTTGGCTGCTTTTTAGCAGTATAGATTATAACTTGTAAATTCAATAAATAGTGGCTTGTGGTTTGTTACGAACTTCCAACTTTAGTCCTGAAAACTTCAACTGCTGTAAAAGGTAATATATAAATTAATCAGCAAGCTTAATGCTGTAATGGTGGATTCTTGTGCCAGATGATAAAATATTCTTCTTATACCACCCAAACCATTTGCTACTCAATTGTCTTGTCATTTTTGACGTCTAATGGAATTTGTTGGATGGCTAGAGGAGGATGGAGATGCAATTTGAAATAAACAAGTTTCAAAGATTTCGTGAAATTTTTGTCCAAAGCAAATACTGCTCACTAATAGTGAATCTTCTATTTGTACATGTAACTCCACTTGTTTATGCAAAGTGCTGTGGTGGAAATTCGTGGCTTATCTGAATAGTGCTGTTTCCTTCCATACTATTTTGTAGATACCATAGGTTAACTTGAGTGCATTATTGCAACTAAGCAATAAGTTATAGACAATAACTAAACTCTGACTTACCAGTGCTTCTCTGCAGCTGATTCTGGTTATTGACTTTTGAAGTCATCAATTTTCTCCCTCTATTTCATCAATTACCTTAGAATATCTAAGACTATGATGTTGCTCATTTGACACATACCTCTTTATCCTTTGCTTTAGTCGGTTCTTGCAATTCAGAGACCCTCGTGCTCAAAGAAGGCATCCTTCTGTTGATCCTGTTGTAGTTTCTGAGATCAGAAGATGTCTCCAGGAAGGCATTGAGTTCCAAGGTGAGCTTCTCAACTTCAGGAAGGATGGAACTCCTCTGGTGAATAGGTTAAGGCTCGCACAAATACATAGCGATGATGGCATAGTTACGCATGTAATTGGGATTCAAATGTTTTCTGAAGCAAAAATAGATCTAAATACTGTATCATATcctgttttcaagaaaacttgCCAGCATGAATTTGATGAGTCAGGAGACACTGCTCCAATGAGTGAGCAGTTTCAGTACACTCAGCATCAGGAAATATGTAGGATTCTTCAGCTCACTGATGAAGTACTGGCTCAGAACATATTATCACGGTTGACACCAAGGGATGTAGCATCTATTGGCTCTGTTTGTAGAAGGATTCGCCTATTAACAAAAAATGAgcatgtaagaaaaatggtttgTCAAAATGCTTGGGGAAGGGATGTCACTGGTGCATTGGAACTGATGACAAAAAAATTAGGTTGGGGGCGTCTTGCTAGGGAATTGACAACTCTTGAAGCCGTTTGCTGGAGAAAGGTGACAGTTGGAGGTGCAGTTGAGCCTTCACGTTGCAATTTCAGTGCTTGTGCCGCTGGCAATCGTCTAGTCCTGTTTGGTGGAGAAGGAGTCAACATGCAGCCAATGGATGACACCTTTGTCCTAAATCTTGATGCTGCAAACCCAGAATGGCGTCGAGTGAGTGTCAAATCTTCCCCACCAGGACGCTGGGGCCATACACTTTCATGCCTGAACGGTTCCTGGTTGGTGGTATTTGGAGGCTGTGGGAGGCAAGGGTTGCTCAATGATGTGTTTGTTCTCGACTTGGATGCCAAACACCCCACGTGGAAAGAAGTCTTTGGTGGAACTCCTCCACTTCCTAGATCTTGGCATAGCTCTTGCACgttagaagggtcaaagttagTCGTCTCAGGTGGATGCACTGATGCAGGGGTGCTGCTCAGTGACACATATTTGTTGGATCTTACTACAGAAAACCCCAAGTGGAGAGAGATCCCAACTGCATGGGCACCTCCATCCAGACTGGGGCACTCACTCTCAGTatatggaaagaaaaaaattcttatGTTTGGGGGGCTTGCCAAGAGCGGGCACTTGCGCTTAAGGTCAGGTGAGGCATATACTATTGACTTGGATGATGAGAAGCCACAGTGGAGGCAACTTGAATGCGGTGCTGCATTCACTGGCCTAGGAAGCCAGAATGCTGTAATTCCTCCTCCTAGACTTGATCATGTGGCAGTAAGCATGCCTTGTGGTAGGATTATCATCTTTGGTGGTTCAATTGCTGGGTTGCATTCTCCTTCACAGCTGTTCTTGTTAGATCCTGCAGAAGAAAAACCATCCTGGAGAATTCTCAATGTTCCTGGAGAGCCACCAAAATTTTCTTGGGGCCATAGTACATGTGTGGTTGGTGGAACCAGAGTATTGGTCCTTGGCGGGCACACTGGTGAAGAATGGATTCTGAATGAATTACACGAGCTATGCTTAGCCAGCAGACAGGACTATGATCAATAACTCAGGAACAAACCATGCTATTTAACTTCAAGAAGATGTTTTCTTTCTGGTTTTCTGCTAGGCTGTTAGCGTCAtggtactctctctctctctctggatAGATGAGGGAGCTGATTGTATGCAATGGTGATTCTTCGTATTGCCTATTTGTTTTGATGCCAACTGATATTGTAGATATGCTCTTTATGGTCTACTATATGTAGTCACCAGTTTTTGTCTTTGAAATAAATGTGTTTGTTTATTACCACATCTCGAAAATATTGTGCCTGTGTCTGTTGTTAAGAGTTTTTAATATGTTGGCCGCGGAACAACTTCATTATTCTTTTTAGGCTCATACTACTGCTTTCTAAGTCTTCTTCTGAGCTTACTTATGTTAGCGAGGGAACTTTAGGTGATTGTGTTGTTTACTGTAAAGGGTTCCCTTTTGGTTGCCGGTGATCATTTTTTGAGATTCAGATTGACCTCTAATTACTCTTAATTGCTTGGAATAATGGTTAGCCGGGCATCTATCAATAACTACTTTCGACATTCATCTCCTGACAATTTAGACATTCTAGCGTGGTATGTATCATTGCCCTCCATTTTCAACTTCTTCTTGTTGGCCTGGTCTATAAGTTAGGAAGTATTATGCTGTTGTAATTATAGTTTGGAAGTACTATGTAGTATCATTATAGGCTACACGTAATTTAGGTTTGATTGAAGTTGCAATATACAAGTCTCAATCTTGTCTTGTAAATATTAGTTTTACAAATGAAAACATAGAGTTGTATGAAAGGGGAATCTAAAAAGTGTCATCTAACCATGAAGAATTGTCAGAGAAAATGTCGTTCCGCAATGAACATTTATCAACAAATGATGCTATTTTCACATGACTTAACACGCAGCATAAACAAATGATGCTTTTTTCTGAATGATTTCAATGTAAGCCAGGTACTTCTTAATTCATTCAGTGGTTGATCATTTTTTCAATAATGTTATGAAGCAGCCTGGCTGATGAAACGTACCAGTTTTACTATTTGAGTTGATGAATATTCATACAAATTGCTCCCTGAACAGTTTGATTAAGTTTAATCAAGTGAATACTGGTTAGTATAATAAGTgagtgaagaagaaaataaaCCACAAAGGAAAGAAGCAAAACTATGGAACGAGAGCTTATATGGAAACAAGTTGCTGTGTTGACAGGAAAAGAAGATAGAATTCACAACACAAGCAACATGAAACAGACACAAGTACATAATCATTTAAGGGTGATAACAAACTGCTCATTTCCcatttcctcttgtttttccttaattgTCCTGGCGGATATCTCAACAGAGCGTCTGCAATGTTGCAACTCAATCTTCTCTAGCGTTAGCACATCACCTAAGCAAGAAGGGATCTCCTCAAGTTGATTGCAATTAGCCAATACTAGTGTTTCAAGGCAAGGAAGGTGATCTCCTTCTGAGGCATTCCATTGAGCAATGTTCAAATTCTGCAACATCAAGAACTTGAGTTCAAGAAACTCACCTT
Encoded proteins:
- the LOC113716370 gene encoding uncharacterized protein isoform X1, with the translated sequence MLKQFVKWTSLSSSPCFLPHFSTDSNSTFNKTLNISSFIKGSKLDKRWNLDSKCSARRRAVYEDEEEDEEYGYNAEIAMLETYTQSARNEALLVKAMVDEEEVEVLIFKVKNFIQIMTLVSVLGFSSCLSYGTSPDPSRSVLPARAEIKFIDRVKGPFEPSNIEYIEKGLTWEIFKSRLQSN
- the LOC113717322 gene encoding adagio protein 3-like, whose protein sequence is MGMEKGQEEEEEFRRRGGGKRLKCTGGEPKKRGYQREKFQYEEEEEEEESGSEDGEIYVPAGEKFFYPITTPSAIVVSDALEPDFPIIYVNTVFELSTGFRADEVLGRNCRFLQFRDPRAQRRHPSVDPVVVSEIRRCLQEGIEFQGELLNFRKDGTPLVNRLRLAQIHSDDGIVTHVIGIQMFSEAKIDLNTVSYPVFKKTCQHEFDESGDTAPMSEQFQYTQHQEICRILQLTDEVLAQNILSRLTPRDVASIGSVCRRIRLLTKNEHVRKMVCQNAWGRDVTGALELMTKKLGWGRLARELTTLEAVCWRKVTVGGAVEPSRCNFSACAAGNRLVLFGGEGVNMQPMDDTFVLNLDAANPEWRRVSVKSSPPGRWGHTLSCLNGSWLVVFGGCGRQGLLNDVFVLDLDAKHPTWKEVFGGTPPLPRSWHSSCTLEGSKLVVSGGCTDAGVLLSDTYLLDLTTENPKWREIPTAWAPPSRLGHSLSVYGKKKILMFGGLAKSGHLRLRSGEAYTIDLDDEKPQWRQLECGAAFTGLGSQNAVIPPPRLDHVAVSMPCGRIIIFGGSIAGLHSPSQLFLLDPAEEKPSWRILNVPGEPPKFSWGHSTCVVGGTRVLVLGGHTGEEWILNELHELCLASRQDYDQ
- the LOC113716370 gene encoding uncharacterized protein isoform X2 is translated as MLKQFVKWTSLSSSPCFLPHFSTDSNSTFNKTLNISSFIKGSKLDKRWNLDSKCSARRRAVYEDEEEDEEYGYNAEIAMLETYTQSARNEALLVKAMVDEEEVEVLIFKGFSSCLSYGTSPDPSRSVLPARAEIKFIDRVKGPFEPSNIEYIEKGLTWEIFKSRLQSN